The following proteins come from a genomic window of Kwoniella shandongensis chromosome 7, complete sequence:
- a CDS encoding mitochondrial 54S ribosomal protein mL43, with translation MPRIIPSSSSLPKTFPVPGYRHFLTPLRKLIFDYDAESPSQHGVRAFIRKPLMNLARANPDVEILVRRLKRGKAAVVRGHYVNGRDKVICVNRLEMDEVSNKVNILLNSSGAKVKHLKNSTLEAAPASESARGIWSALHAQQKDGSGYRI, from the exons ATGCCTCGaatcatcccttcttcctcatcattacCAAAGACGTTTCCGGTCCCTGGTTATCGACATTTCTTGACTCCTCTGAGAAAGTTGATATTCGATTACGATGCCGAGTCCCCCTCACAACACGGTGTAAG AGCATTCATTCGAAAACCATTGATGAATCTTGCTCGAGCAAACCCCGACGTTGAGATCCTGGTCAGAAGACTGAAGAGGGGAAAGGCGGCTGTTGTCAGAGGCCactatg TCAACGGTCGGGATAAGGTAATTTGCGTGAACAGactggagatggacgaggttAGCAATAAG GTCAACATCCTGCTGAATTCTTCCGGAGCGAAGGTCAAGCACTTGAAGAATTCGACGTTGGAAGCTGCTCCTGCATCAGAATCAGCAAGAGGGATCTGGAGCGCGCTACACGCCCAACagaaggatgggagtggaTACAGAATATAA